In the Symphalangus syndactylus isolate Jambi chromosome Y, NHGRI_mSymSyn1-v2.1_pri, whole genome shotgun sequence genome, one interval contains:
- the LOC129476699 gene encoding uncharacterized protein isoform X1 gives MHLCVNQTLPLVPQMATASRFYQFLNTLHSDSWLITNPSLPLHWLMALEDLYLQGTFMDFTSNKVFMYSTLLLGLMLILYPMPNPDSSPCAPSPQHPHSAGRSQMNHDAHFPPFKKIKREEY, from the coding sequence ACCAAACTCTACCCCTAGTACCCCAGATGGCTACAGCAAGCCGATTCTACCAATTCTTAAACACCCTTCACTCAGACAGCTGGCTCATCAccaacccatccctgcccctccACTGGCTCATGGCACTGGAGGATCTATACCTACAAGGAACATTCATGGACTTCACGTCTAACAAAGTCTTCATGTATAGCACCCTATTGCTTGGCCTCATGCTCATACTGTACCCCATGCCCAACCCTGACagttctccctgtgccccctccccacagcacccccactcagcaggaagaAGCCAGATGAACCACGAtgcccattttcccccatttaagaaaataaaaagggaggaatattag